In Desulfomonilia bacterium, a single window of DNA contains:
- the ilvD gene encoding dihydroxy-acid dehydratase: MRSDLMKKGVEKAGHRSLLKAIGLTNEEIKRPFVGIVNSANEIIPGHIHLNQIAAAAKSGVRMAGGTPLEFSVIGVCDGLAMHHEGMHYSLPSREMIADSIEIMARAHPFDALVFITNCDKIIPGMLMACLRLNLPSVFISGGPMLAGVMNGKSVDLISVFEGVGRVRSGKMSQNELDELEDCACPTCGSCSGMFTANSMNCLTEALGLGLPGNGTIPAVYSERIRLAKKAGMAVMQLVEKDIKPGDIATREAFLNAIAVDVALGCSTNTVLHVPAIAYEAGVDLELDDFDKTSLKVPHICSMSPAGPHHLEDLYMAGGVQGVLKRLAELKVLDLKVMTATGRTLKENLKNARISDEDVIRPVKKAYHKEGGIAILKGTLAPDGAVVKQSGVAPEMMKRKGPARVFDSEHDASNAILGKRIKKGDIVIIRYEGPKGGPGMREMLSPTANIVGMGLGNDVALITDGRFSGGTRGAAIGHVSPEAALGGPIALVKEGDIISIDIPARKLDLLVPEKELDKRKQGFSPKKKKLTGILKRYADMSLSADKGARYRD, encoded by the coding sequence ATGAGAAGTGATTTGATGAAAAAAGGCGTGGAAAAGGCGGGCCACCGTTCGCTTCTGAAGGCGATAGGACTTACAAACGAAGAGATTAAAAGGCCTTTTGTAGGGATAGTGAATTCCGCAAACGAGATCATTCCGGGTCATATTCACCTTAACCAGATAGCCGCTGCGGCAAAGTCGGGCGTCAGGATGGCCGGGGGCACACCGCTTGAATTTTCGGTAATTGGGGTATGCGACGGACTGGCCATGCACCATGAAGGTATGCATTATTCATTGCCTTCAAGGGAGATGATTGCGGATTCCATCGAGATTATGGCCAGGGCGCATCCGTTCGATGCACTGGTGTTTATAACCAACTGCGATAAGATTATACCAGGTATGCTCATGGCCTGCCTCAGACTTAACCTTCCTTCGGTCTTTATCTCCGGCGGCCCCATGCTTGCAGGGGTAATGAACGGCAAAAGCGTCGACCTCATCAGCGTGTTCGAAGGTGTAGGCAGGGTAAGGTCTGGAAAAATGTCACAGAACGAGCTTGACGAACTCGAAGACTGCGCATGTCCCACATGCGGTTCATGTTCGGGGATGTTCACCGCCAATTCCATGAACTGTCTTACCGAGGCATTAGGACTCGGACTTCCCGGCAACGGCACCATACCGGCCGTTTATTCCGAGAGGATACGGCTTGCAAAAAAGGCCGGAATGGCCGTGATGCAGCTTGTCGAAAAGGATATCAAACCCGGGGACATAGCCACACGAGAAGCCTTCTTGAACGCTATAGCCGTTGACGTTGCACTCGGATGTTCCACCAACACGGTTCTTCATGTGCCTGCGATTGCTTATGAAGCGGGAGTGGATCTCGAACTTGACGATTTTGACAAAACGAGCCTTAAGGTTCCACACATATGCAGCATGTCACCGGCCGGGCCTCATCATCTTGAAGACCTGTACATGGCAGGCGGGGTTCAGGGGGTGCTGAAGCGCCTGGCTGAATTAAAGGTTCTTGACCTTAAGGTAATGACGGCAACAGGCAGGACGCTAAAGGAGAACCTCAAGAATGCCCGTATTTCAGATGAAGATGTCATAAGACCGGTAAAAAAGGCCTATCATAAGGAAGGTGGCATTGCGATTTTAAAGGGTACCCTGGCACCTGACGGTGCGGTCGTAAAACAGTCGGGCGTTGCGCCCGAAATGATGAAAAGAAAAGGCCCGGCAAGGGTCTTCGATTCGGAACATGATGCTTCCAATGCGATCCTGGGTAAAAGGATAAAGAAGGGCGACATCGTTATTATCCGCTATGAGGGCCCCAAAGGAGGCCCCGGTATGCGAGAAATGCTATCGCCAACGGCAAATATTGTGGGCATGGGTCTTGGCAATGACGTGGCGCTGATCACGGATGGTCGCTTCAGCGGCGGCACCAGAGGTGCTGCGATAGGCCATGTCTCCCCCGAGGCCGCGCTCGGCGGGCCTATTGCATTAGTCAAAGAAGGAGATATTATTTCAATAGACATTCCTGCACGAAAGCTGGATCTGCTTGTCCCGGAAAAGGAGCTGGATAAGAGGAAACAGGGATTCAGTCCGAAAAAAAAGAAGCTCACCGGCATCCTCAAACGTTACGCCGACATGAGCCTTTCTGCAGACAAGGGGGCCAGATATAGAGATTAA